The following DNA comes from Cucumis sativus cultivar 9930 chromosome 7, Cucumber_9930_V3, whole genome shotgun sequence.
TGATCAATGGTGGTACAAGTCGAACCACATTCCCCTGACCCGCTGTTAAAATTAGAAGGCCTGAGTTTCGACAAGCTTCTACGAGAGGACCTGCAGGCACGTCCAATTCTATTCCAATGATAAGGCCCTGCCCTCTAACTTCTTTAACATGTGAGTTTCCTCCCAGTTTTTGGTTTAGCAAATTCTTCATGTATTCACCTTTCCTGGAGACACTAAGCAAGAATGCAGGGTCTGAGATCTTGTCTACAACAGCGACTGCAGCATTGCAAACGAGTGGTGAGCCTGCAAAAGTGCTTCCATGGTCTCCATAGTTTATTGCAGCAGCGACTCTTTCAGTCACTAGTACGGCTCCAATGGGGAGACCTCCAGCTAGAGGCTTGGCAAGAGTCATTATATCTGGATATACACCATAAGCTTCATGTGCCCAGAGATGACCGTTTCTACCCAATCCACATTGAATCTACACATACAGAATAAAATTTAGGCAGTTTCTTAGTTTTTGCACTGATCGATCATTGGTTCATTTACCAACAAAGCAAATTGATAATGTAACACTACAACTAGTTGAATCAAATAATGGTTTACTGAAGATTAGTCAAGATACATGGAAGTTGATTTTGGACAATCATGGTACAAAGTAGACAAAATGTGGGAAGTTTCTAGTTTTCGTTAAAGTGATCATCGATTCAATTACCAAAAAAGCAATTTGATGATGCAACACTCCAACTAGTTGCATCaaacattgttaaaaaaaattaataaaaatgtacaAGTCACAAAATTTAGGTAGTTTCTTAGTTCTCTCTATTCGATCATTTACGAACAAAGCAATTTGATAAAGTATCACAACAACTATTTGAATCAAACAATTGTTCAGTACGATCAGTCTAGATATATGCAAGCCAATTTTCGACAATTATGGTACTAAGAAGACACAAGCGATGCTATGGATTCTTAGAAAGCTGTGAGCGATAAGGAGAGAATTTTTTATACCTCATCGAAGACTAGAAGAGTTCCAGCTTCATTACAAGCATTCCTCAAGGAAAGCAAGAACTCCTTTGTAGCACTGAAAATGCCACCTTCACCCTGAATGGGTTCCACGAAAACAGCAGCAATTTTCCCTGTGAGAATCAACTTGGTTGCAGCCTCAATATCACCATACGGCAAGAAAGAAACACCAGGCATAACAGGCTCAAAAGGAGTTCTGTAATGCTCTTTGCTCGTTAAGGCAAGAGCACCCATTGTCCTGCCATGAAAACAATTGGAAAAAGCAATGAACTCCACAGGGGGTAACTCATTGGATTCAGTATGAGAAAATCTCTGAAACTTTCTAGCAAATTTAATAGCAGCTTCATTTGCTTCCGTGCCAGAGTTGGTGAAAAACACACGATCCGCAAACGATTTAGCTACAAGGCGTTTTGCAAGTTCAACCTATAGCAATGAAAACAGGCAACTACACTTATAAACTAAACCCATTTACAATtccaattatattttcatttcgGGGTTAGTTTCACCTGAGGAATTGAATGGAAGAGATTGCTAACATGGGAGACCGTATTCGCCTGCTCGATTACGGCTTGTAGCCAATCGGGGTCACCATGACCTAAGGAATTAACGGCGATTCCGGCGGCCATATCTAAATACTCTCGCCCATCAAGATCATACAGTTTACATCCTTTACCGCTGGAGAGAACCACCGGCGCACGAGCATAAGTTCCGACGAAAAGCTTCCGTTCTGAATCGATCACCTCCTCGCTCGAGCGACCCAGTTCCCCTTTTTGAAGCTTTGACGAACTGGGTCCTTGTAAATCAACACTAAGACAGGCGCGGATTCTTCCGCCATTGATGGGAGCTCGAAACAAGGTGAAATCGGGATGCGGAGGACTGGAACAACGGAAGAAAGATGGAAGCGAAGCCATTGGGGTAGTAGCTATGAGTAAGTCAGAGAAGAAAAGGGATTGAATAAAATTCACAGTGGAATCGGAGAAAGGGAGGAAACTGAAGGAATAGGCGGctggaaaatgaagaaaacaaaatgaaattggtGTTCAAGGGCTTAGAGAGTGAAGGAGAAGAGGAGAGAAATGGCAATGAAAATGAAGGTTTCCTGTGGGAAGAAATGGCCATTGGgctttgaattaaaaaatggcCCTTTGAATAAGATGACgtgtaatataataaatattaaaacccTTTTGTCCCAATATCTTTTTGTCATAAAAGATGAgcattttacaaaaataaaaaagactcaaaatatcattattagaaactagaaagatgcactttttattattaataaattaaaatttactcTATTGG
Coding sequences within:
- the LOC101211809 gene encoding acetylornithine aminotransferase, mitochondrial; protein product: MASLPSFFRCSSPPHPDFTLFRAPINGGRIRACLSVDLQGPSSSKLQKGELGRSSEEVIDSERKLFVGTYARAPVVLSSGKGCKLYDLDGREYLDMAAGIAVNSLGHGDPDWLQAVIEQANTVSHVSNLFHSIPQVELAKRLVAKSFADRVFFTNSGTEANEAAIKFARKFQRFSHTESNELPPVEFIAFSNCFHGRTMGALALTSKEHYRTPFEPVMPGVSFLPYGDIEAATKLILTGKIAAVFVEPIQGEGGIFSATKEFLLSLRNACNEAGTLLVFDEIQCGLGRNGHLWAHEAYGVYPDIMTLAKPLAGGLPIGAVLVTERVAAAINYGDHGSTFAGSPLVCNAAVAVVDKISDPAFLLSVSRKGEYMKNLLNQKLGGNSHVKEVRGQGLIIGIELDVPAGPLVEACRNSGLLILTAGQGNVVRLVPPLIITEQELEFAANIMLECISVLG